One window of the Parasphingopyxis algicola genome contains the following:
- a CDS encoding NAD(P)/FAD-dependent oxidoreductase gives MRTIETLVIGGGIAGLSAAARIARHGETVVLEREGAPGYHSSGRSATFCHFGIGDGLVHKLTAVSKAVFAAPAVDGYPPLARRMAALFIARAEEKDTLDRLTATTLAHSPDAERIAGDALREIVPVLKTGAGGFAAGLHDPDAYKLDSDAMLQANIRALRDAGGELVADAPVEAIRRDGARWIVDMPGESYAARRIVNAAGAWADTIAVMAGVEPLGLTPLKRTIIAFRPPEGIDVSGWPFTKTVGKGFYMLPEGSGRLLASPMDETASEPRDAQPDEETVALAAWNVEQATTMPIRRIDHKWSGLRTFAPDNSPVAGYAPDAPGFFWLAGQGGFGLQTSPGMAMAAEALLFGIDWPGPLAAAGVDRADLAAERLAH, from the coding sequence GTGCGGACGATCGAGACGCTGGTGATCGGCGGCGGCATTGCGGGCCTGTCCGCTGCCGCGCGGATCGCAAGACATGGCGAGACGGTCGTGCTCGAACGCGAGGGCGCGCCCGGCTATCACTCCTCGGGGCGCAGCGCGACCTTCTGCCATTTCGGAATCGGCGACGGGCTCGTTCACAAACTGACGGCGGTGAGCAAGGCGGTGTTCGCGGCGCCGGCGGTAGACGGTTATCCGCCGCTCGCCCGGCGCATGGCGGCCCTTTTCATCGCCCGGGCCGAAGAGAAAGACACGCTCGACCGGCTGACTGCGACTACCCTCGCCCATTCGCCCGATGCCGAGCGGATCGCTGGCGACGCGCTGCGCGAGATCGTGCCGGTGCTGAAGACGGGCGCCGGCGGTTTCGCGGCAGGGCTCCACGATCCCGACGCCTACAAGCTCGACAGCGATGCGATGTTGCAAGCCAATATCCGGGCGCTCCGCGATGCCGGGGGCGAGCTGGTCGCCGACGCGCCGGTCGAGGCGATCCGCCGCGACGGCGCGCGCTGGATCGTCGATATGCCGGGCGAAAGCTATGCGGCCAGGCGGATCGTGAACGCCGCCGGGGCCTGGGCCGATACGATAGCGGTAATGGCGGGCGTCGAACCGCTCGGCCTCACGCCGCTCAAACGCACGATTATCGCCTTCCGCCCGCCCGAGGGCATCGACGTTTCCGGCTGGCCCTTTACCAAGACGGTCGGCAAGGGCTTCTACATGTTGCCAGAGGGATCGGGTCGGCTGCTCGCCTCGCCGATGGACGAAACGGCGAGCGAACCCCGCGATGCGCAGCCCGACGAGGAAACCGTCGCGCTGGCCGCCTGGAATGTCGAACAGGCAACGACGATGCCGATCCGCCGGATCGACCATAAATGGTCGGGGCTCCGGACGTTCGCGCCCGATAACAGTCCGGTCGCCGGATATGCGCCCGACGCGCCCGGTTTCTTCTGGCTTGCCGGCCAGGGCGGTTTCGGCCTGCAAACTTCGCCCGGCATGGCGATGGCGGCCGAAGCGCTGCTGTTCGGAATCGACTGGCCCGGGCCATTGGCAGCGGCGGGCGTAGATCGGGCGGATCTCGCCGCCGAACGGCTCGCGCACTGA